A single Coregonus clupeaformis isolate EN_2021a chromosome 39, ASM2061545v1, whole genome shotgun sequence DNA region contains:
- the LOC121554343 gene encoding gamma-aminobutyric acid receptor-associated protein produces the protein MKFQYKEEHPFEKRRSEGEKIRKKYPDRVPVIVEKAPKARIGDLDKKKYLVPSDLTVGQFYFLIRKRIHLRAEDALFFFVNNVIPPTSATMGLLYQEHHEEDFFLYIAYSDESVYGDNQTEI, from the exons ATGAAGTTCCAATACAAAGAGGAGCATCCATTTGAGAAGAGACGGTCCGAGGGCGAGAAAATAAGGAAGAAGTATCCGGACAGGGTGCCT GTAATTGTGGAAAAAGCCCCCAAAGCAAGGATAGGAGATTTGGACAAGAAGAAATACCTTGTGCCCTCCGACCTCACAG TGGGCCAGTTCTACTTCCTCATCCGAAAACGAATCCACCTGCGGGCCGAGGACGCCTTATTCTTCTTTGTAAACAACGTCATTCCCCCCACCTCAGCCACAATGGGCCTGCTATACCaa gAGCACCATGAAGAGGACTTTTTCCTCTACATTGCCTACAGTGATGAGAGTGTCTATGGAGACAACCAAACAGAAATCTGA
- the LOC121554268 gene encoding CTD nuclear envelope phosphatase 1A isoform X1 has translation MLKTRQCLLGIRTFLGVTSRIWGFILYILRKHLRTVIQYQTVRYDTLPLSPISRNRLNAVKRKILVLDLDETLIHSHHDGVLRPTVRPGTPPDFILKVVIDKHPVRFFVHKRPHVDFFLEVVSQWYELVVFTASMEIYGSAVADKLDNNRNILKRRYYRQHCTLDLGSYIKDLSVVHKDLSSIVILDNSPGAYRSHPDNAIPIKSWFSDPSDTALLNLLPMLDALRFTADIRSVLSRNLHQHRLW, from the exons ATGCTGAAGACCCGCCAGTGTCTACTTGGCATCCGCACTTTCCTAGGTGTAACGTCCAGAATATGGGGCTTCATTTTGTACATTCTCAGGAAGCACCTACGCACG gTAATCCAGTACCAGACGGTGCGGTATGACACTTTACCGCTGTCCCCCATCTCCAGAAACAGACTCA ATGCAGTGAAGAGGAAGATTCTGGTGCTGGATCTAGATGAGACGCTGATCCACTCTCACCACGACGGGGTCCTCAGACCCACAGTGAGACCCGGCACACCACCAGACTTCATCCTCAag gtAGTCATTGACAAGCACCCTGTCAGATTCTTTGTACATAAAAGGCCGCACGTTGACTTCTTTTTAGAAGTG GTCAGTCAGTGGTATGAGCTGGTAGTGTTCACGGCCAGTATGGAGATCTACGGCTCGGCAGTGGCAGACAAGCTAGACAACAATAGGAACATCCTGAAACGCAGATACTACAGACAG CATTGTACGTTGGATCTAGGTAGTTATATTAAAGACCTGTCTGTCGTACACAAAGACCTGTCTAGTATCGTCATCCTGGACAACTCGCCTGGAGCTTACCGGAGTCATCCAG ACAATGCAATACCTATCAAGTCTTGGTTCAGTGACCCTAGTGACACAGCACTCCTTAACCTGCTGCCTATGCTAGATGCACTTAG GTTCACCGCTGACATCCGGTCCGTCCTCAGTCGAAACCTCCACCAGCACCGGCTCTGGTGA
- the LOC121554268 gene encoding CTD nuclear envelope phosphatase 1A isoform X2, with amino-acid sequence MLKTRQCLLGIRTFLGVTSRIWGFILYILRKHLRTVIQYQTVRYDTLPLSPISRNRLNAVKRKILVLDLDETLIHSHHDGVLRPTVRPGTPPDFILKVVIDKHPVRFFVHKRPHVDFFLEVVSQWYELVVFTASMEIYGSAVADKLDNNRNILKRRYYRQHCTLDLGSYIKDLSVVHKDLSSIVILDNSPGAYRSHPETVISLVTG; translated from the exons ATGCTGAAGACCCGCCAGTGTCTACTTGGCATCCGCACTTTCCTAGGTGTAACGTCCAGAATATGGGGCTTCATTTTGTACATTCTCAGGAAGCACCTACGCACG gTAATCCAGTACCAGACGGTGCGGTATGACACTTTACCGCTGTCCCCCATCTCCAGAAACAGACTCA ATGCAGTGAAGAGGAAGATTCTGGTGCTGGATCTAGATGAGACGCTGATCCACTCTCACCACGACGGGGTCCTCAGACCCACAGTGAGACCCGGCACACCACCAGACTTCATCCTCAag gtAGTCATTGACAAGCACCCTGTCAGATTCTTTGTACATAAAAGGCCGCACGTTGACTTCTTTTTAGAAGTG GTCAGTCAGTGGTATGAGCTGGTAGTGTTCACGGCCAGTATGGAGATCTACGGCTCGGCAGTGGCAGACAAGCTAGACAACAATAGGAACATCCTGAAACGCAGATACTACAGACAG CATTGTACGTTGGATCTAGGTAGTTATATTAAAGACCTGTCTGTCGTACACAAAGACCTGTCTAGTATCGTCATCCTGGACAACTCGCCTGGAGCTTACCGGAGTCATCCAG AAACCGTGATTAGCCTTGTGACAGGCTAG